A single region of the Xiphias gladius isolate SHS-SW01 ecotype Sanya breed wild chromosome 17, ASM1685928v1, whole genome shotgun sequence genome encodes:
- the fgfr4 gene encoding fibroblast growth factor receptor 4, translating to MARLCTFCILLLCLMNRVSARAIDERRSKDLRVSRPLIVPGYPENTTGVVGGQAKLVCKVHRPSSTKVQWLKTEVSAPAQSQEGPPRLRALTALQSNAFKVNTLHLSNITVEDAGEYICMAESTHAGKTVQAMQSAWLDVLPGTIVSRTVDLTAAEIPQDVLEDLSEDTTEHLLLEPGNVLKLRCDMSTRPGMAVNWYKEGVRVLPTPRIQIRGAIMEITDVTYEDSGIYVCVLRGTKGPVRNFTITVTDSLGSGDDDEDNGLEDSSAEIENDQVYFSGGPYWTHTQRMEKKLYAVPAGNTVKFRCPAMGSPMPSIRWLKNGREFRGEHRIGGIKLRHQHWSLVMESVVPSDRGNYTCMVENKYGSISHSYVLDVLERSPHRPILQAGLPANTTAVVGSDVQFHCKVYSDAQPHIQWLKHIERNGSRYGPDGTPYVQVLKTGSLNMSEVEVLYLSKVTMEDAGEYTCLAGNSIGYAYQSAWLTILSEEEAADAMDTMETKYTDIIIYACGFLALIMAIVIVVLCRMQVQPRREPFDALPVQKLSKFPLRRQYSVESNSSGKSSASLMRVARLSSSCSPMLAGVMEFELPYDPDWEFPRENLTLGKPLGEGCFGQVVRAEAYGINKDCQDQATTVAVKMLKDDATDKDLADLISEMELMKVMDKHKNIINLLGVCTQDGPLYVLVEYASKGSLREYLRARRPPGMDYTFDVTKVPEEQLTFKDLLSCAYQVARGMEYLASKRCIHRDLAARNVLVTEDNVMKIADFGLARGVHQIDYYKKTTNGRLPVKWMAPEALFDRVYTHQSDVWSFGVLMWEIFTLGGSPYPGIPVEELFKLLKEGHRMDKPSNCTHELYMMMRECWHAVPTQRPTFKQLVEELDRVLLSISDEYLDLSTPFEQYSPSCEDTSSSCSSDNDSVFTHDALSTDPCLMGYQDVRSRIDMKTALR from the exons ATGGCGAGGCTCTGCACATTCTGCATTCTCCTGCTCTGTTTGATGAACAGAGTCTCGGCCAGGGCCATTGATGAAAGAAGAAGTAAAG atcTACGGGTCTCTAGGCCTCTCATCGTGCCAGGTTACCCAGAAAACACCACAGGGGTGGTGGGCGGTCAGGCGAAGCTGGTGTGCAAAGTCCACAGGCCCTCATCCACCAAGGTGCAGTGGCTGAAGACAGAAGTCAGTGCCCCGGCACAAAGCCAGGAAGGACCGCCTCGCCTCAGGGCTCTGACG GCCCTGCAGAGCAATGCATTCAAGGTGAACACCCTGCATCTATCCAACATTACTGTGGAGGATGCAGGAGAGTACATCTGCATGGCCGAGAGTACCCACGCTGGAAAGACAGTACAGGCCATGCAGTCAGCGTGGCTGGATGTCCTGCctg GTACCATTGTTTCCCGAACTGTGGACCTGACTGCTGCTGAAATCCCACAAG ATGTTCTTGAGGACCTGAGTGAGGACACGACAGAGCATCTTCTGCTAGAGCCGGGCAACGTGCTGAAACTGCGTTGTGACATGAGCACCCGGCCAGGCATGGCAGTGAACTGGTACAAGGAGGGAGTCCGGGTTCTGCCCACACCTCGCATCCAGATCCGCGGCGCCATCATGGAGATCACAGACGTAACATACGAGGATTCaggcatttatgtttgtgttctCCGGGGAACCAAAGGGCCTGTGAGAAACTTCACCATCACTGTAACAG ACTCGTTGGGGTCgggagatgatgatgaggacAATGGCTTAGAGGACTCATCGGCTGAGATCGAAAACGACCAGGTTTACTTCTCAGGAG GTCCCTATTGGACCCACACCCAGCGTATGGAGAAGAAGCTGTACGCTGTTCCTGCAGGCAACACTGTGAAGTTTCGCTGCCCGGCCATGGGCAGCCCCATGCCAAGCATCCGCTGGCTCAAAAATGGACGTGAATTTAGAGGAGAGCATCGCATCGGGGGCATTAAG CTGAGACACCAGCACTGGAGCCTGGTGATGGAGAGCGTTGTTCCTTCAGACAGAGGAAACTACACCTGCATGGTGGAGAACAAATATGGCTCCATTTCTCACAGCTATGTCCTCGATGTCCTGG AGCGCTCCCCCCACAGGCCCATCCTGCAGGCCGGTCTACCAGCCAACACTACAGCAGTGGTGGGCAGTGACGTCCAGTTCCACTGTAAGGTCTACAGTGACGCCCAGCCTCACATCCAGTGGCTCAAACACATCGAAAGAAATGGCAGCCGCTATGGTCCTGACGGGACGCCTTACGTTCAAGTCCTCAAG ACTGGCAGTCTGAACATGTCAGAGGTGGAAGTGCTCTACCTCTCCAAAGTAACCATGGAGGATGCGGGAGAATACACCTGTCTGGCTGGAAATTCAATCGGTTATGCCTACCAGTCTGCTTGGCTGACCATTCTCTCAG aggaggaagcagcagaTGCTATGGACACCATGGAGACCAAGTACACCGACATCATCATCTATGCCTGTGGTTTCCTGGCTCTGATCATGGCCATCGTCATTGTGGTGTTGTGTCGAATGCAGGTCCAACCCAGAAGGGAGCCGTTTGATGCTCTTCCTGTCCAGAAGCTTTCCAAGTTCCCTCTTCGCAGACAG TACTCAGTCGAGTCCAACTCATCAGGGAAGTCCAGTGCGTCTCTGATGAGAGTGGCTCGCCTTTCGTCCAGCTGCTCTCCCATGCTGGCTGGAGTCATGGAGTTTGAGTTGCCCTATGACCCAGACTGGGAGTTCCCCAGAGAGAA tTTAACATTGGGCAAACCTCTAGGAGAAGGCTGCTTTGGTCAGGTGGTCAGAGCTGAGGCCTATGGCATCAACAAGGACTGCCAAGACCAGGCCACCACTGTAGCGGTTAAGATGCTCAAAG ATGATGCCACAGACAAAGATCTGGCCGATCTCATCTCAGAGATGGAGCTGATGAAGGTGATGGACAAACACAAGAACATAATCAACCTGCTGGGAGTCTGCACACAGGATG GCCCTCTGTACGTGCTGGTGGAGTATGCCTCCAAAGGCAGTCTGAGGGAGTACCTGCGGGCCAGGAGACCCCCAGGCATGGACTACACCTTTGATGTGACCAAGGTGCCTGAGGAGCAGCTCACCTTCAAAGACCTGCTGTCCTGTGCCTACCAGGTGGCCAGAGGGATGGAGTACCTGGCCTCTAAAAGG TGCATCCACAGAGATTTAGCAGCCAGAAACGTTCTGGTGACAGAGGACAATGTGATGAAGATCGCTGACTTTGGCCTGGCCAGAGGAGTCCACCAGATTGACTACTACAAGAAAACCACCAAC GGACGGCTGCCAGTGAAGTGGATGGCACCAGAAGCCTTGTTTGACAGAGTCTACACACACCAGAGTGACGT GTGGTCGTTCGGGGTACTGATGTGGGAGATCTTCACGCTGGGTGGCTCACCGTACCCTGGTATCCCTGTTGAAGAGCTCTTCAAGCTGCTGAAAGAAGGACATCGGATGGACAAACCCTCCAACTGCACACACGAACT ctACATGATGATGCGTGAGTGCTGGCATGCTGTTCCCACCCAGAGACCGACTTTCaaacagctggtggaggagcTGGACAGAGTGCTGCTGTCCATCTCTGACGAG tACTTGGACCTGTCAACACCCTTCGAGCAGTACTCCCCGTCGTGTGAGGACACGTCTAGCTCCTGCTCCTCTGACAACGACTCAGTTTTTACCCATGATGCTTTGTCCACCGACCCCTGCCTCATGGGCTACCAGGATGTGCGCTCCCGGATAGACATGAAGACAGCGCTCCGATAG